The Anomaloglossus baeobatrachus isolate aAnoBae1 chromosome 4, aAnoBae1.hap1, whole genome shotgun sequence genome contains the following window.
ctgagctgtatgatcagtgccaccaccttgtcctgcagagctgtatgatcagagccaccaccttgtcctgcagagctgtgtgatcagtgtcaccaccttgtcctgcagagctgtatgatcagtgccaccaccttgtcctgcagagctgcatgatcagtgtcaccaccatatcctgcagagctgtatgatcagtgccaccaccttgtcctgcagagctgtatgatcagtgtcaccaccatatcctgcagagctgtatgatcagttttaccaccttgtcctgcagatctgtatgatcagtgtcaccaccttgtcctgcagagctgtatgatcagtgccaccaccttgtcctgcagagctgtatgatcagtgtcaccaccttgtcctgcagagctgtatgatcagtgccaccaccttgtcctgcagagctgtatgatcagagccaccaccttgtcctgcagagctgtgtgatcagtgtcaccaccttgtcctgcagagctgtatgatcagtgtcaccaccttgtcctgcagagctgcatgatcagtgtcaccaccatatcctgcagagctgtatgatcagtgccaccaccttgtcctgcagagctgtatgatcagtgtcaccaccttgtcctgcagagctgtatgatcagtgccaccaccttgtcctgcagagctgcatgatcagtgccaccaccttgtcctgcagagctgtatgatcagtgtcaccaccttgtcctgcagagctgtatgatcagtgccaccaccttgtcctgcagagctgtatgatcagtgccaccaccttgtcctgcagacctGTGTGATCAGTGGCAACACTTTGTCGTTTCCCTGTGATCAGTGACTGTGTACAGATTTGCGCGGTGATGTCATATACAGGGGGCGGTAGATGCCGGGAGCAGAGTTCTCGGGGATGTAGTGATTATGCGGGGGCTGCACTGTTCAGCGCTGTGTgcggggagatggagctgcagttaCATCGATGTCGTTTGCTCCAGATCCGCGTGCAGCCTGGATGTGACTTGGAGGAGACAGAGGCGGGACTACGGGGGATGAAAGCGGGGTTAGTGGGGGGTGTGGAGCTTCTTCAGAAAAATGATTGGTCAGAGATATTGGATGTTTATTGGCTACATGATTTTCTTTTTTGGTAAGCAACCAATGGAGACCAGAGGGCGTGTTTCTCACAGACCAATGAGGACGCGCACAGGAGGATAAATACTCTGCTCCCGCCGCTCCTCTCACTCCTGTTCTCTTCTATACAGAGCTATGGCCAGAACTAAGCAGACCGCCCGTAAATCCACCGGAGGGAAAGCTCCCCGCAAGCAGCTGGCCACTAAGGCCGCCAGGAAGAGCGCTCCCGCCACCGGCGGAGTGAAGAAGCCGCATCGCTACCGGCCGGGGACAGTCGCTCTCCGGGAGATCCGCCGCTACCAGAAATCCACCGAGCTGCTGATCCGGAAGCTTCCCTTCCAGCGCCTGGTGAGAGAGATCGCCCAGGACTTCAAGACCGATCTGCGCTTCCAGAGCTCGGCCGTCATGGCCCTGCAGGAGGCCAGCGAGGCTTATCTGGTGGGGCTGTTCGAGGACACCAACCTGTGCGCCATCCACGCCAAGAGGGTCACCATCATGCCCAAAGACATCCAGCTGGCCCGCCGCATCCGCGGGGAGAGGGCGTAGATCTGTCCCGCACCCCCgagcacaacacaaaggctcttttcagagccaccacatcctcccTCAGACGAGCTGATTCCTGGCCTCTGATTCTCCTCATTCCCCGCAGTGTCCGGGGCGCGGTCTCTACATGTGACGGGCGGCGCTGCGGAGTCTCCTGTTTGTTGCTTATTTTCTCTGCTCTGTCAGCACAAGCCGCAGTGTCCGCCTGTATCTGGATTGTCGCACCGGTGTGGTTTCTTACCAGCATCTGTCCTATTACTTAGAGCAGCTCATTATGCGGCGCCCCCTTAATGTGGTGGTGTGtgaggaggcggaggaggaggaggaggggggggaggggggttggagctttttttttttttttttattccatgcaCATGAGCTCTGTCCTCTTACCCTCTAGAGTCTAGACCGATCTAACAGTCTTTTCTCAGAGCCGCTACTTATCCTGGAGACGCTACAATTCCTGCTGTGTCGGGTGCAGTGATCGGATTGTGTGACGCTGGAGCAGGAGATGCTGTGGTTACTTCTTGCGGCTCCGGTCCCGTCAGGATCACAGCGATCAGTGACGGACGGAGGAAGGTTCCGCAGCGGTATTCATGCACCCTGTGATGCGGTTATTGGATCCGGTGTGTGATGTCGGGAGCTGTGGGATCTGGAGATGTCGCAGAGGGATCCTCACTCCAGGTCGCTGCTCTGTTTGGAGAATATCTGCAGGTTGTGCGGAGATTGTATCGGGCTGTGATTTCGCGCTGCTCAAATAGTGCAGTGTTTGTAATTAGTTAAGACTCGTGAGAAAGTGATAAAGAACCAACTTCATCGTCTGCAGATCGCACAGATCTGTGTCGGGTGCTGGGAATCGGCGGATTATCGAAATCTCAGCTGAACGTCCCCCCTGAGGCCGCGTGTTACACGGATGGAGACAAAGAGCGGGAGGAGCTATCGGCCACTGAGCGGGAAGTTCAAATTCGGTTTTCAGCCAATCATCACTTTGCAGCAAGTTTCTTGTCCCGCCCACAGACTGCTTCGAGTTACAGGCACCAAGTGATCTCATGTAGATCAACCAAAGAGGAGTATATGGCGGTATACAGCACACACGTCACTATATGAAGGTATATAGTAGTAAAGTGTGTATGGGGAATATACAGCACCATATGATCGTATACATCAGTATGTGGAGACAATACAGCGCTATATGCGAATATACAGCAGTGTATGGGGTTTGCTATGAAAGTCAGAGTTCAGTATAAATAATGACTAACAGCTCCAGGGATCTTATTCATATAGATTGCCTCAAACAGAGGTATATGGCGGTATACAGAACTGTATTTGGGGTATGCAGCGATATATGGCGGTATACAGATCTATATCGAGATTACTGTACTATATTGGGTATACAGCTCTGTATGGGGCAGCACAATATAGGAAGTATAGTGCACTATATGGATGACGATTAAACAGCACAATATGGTGACATCCAGCATTATACGGGACTATACAATACTATATGGCAGTATACAGCAGTAATATGGGGCTTTATGGCTCTATATGGTGGTTTT
Protein-coding sequences here:
- the LOC142300981 gene encoding histone H3; this encodes MARTKQTARKSTGGKAPRKQLATKAARKSAPATGGVKKPHRYRPGTVALREIRRYQKSTELLIRKLPFQRLVREIAQDFKTDLRFQSSAVMALQEASEAYLVGLFEDTNLCAIHAKRVTIMPKDIQLARRIRGERA